A genomic region of Heptranchias perlo isolate sHepPer1 unplaced genomic scaffold, sHepPer1.hap1 HAP1_SCAFFOLD_707, whole genome shotgun sequence contains the following coding sequences:
- the LOC137318684 gene encoding collagen alpha-1(III) chain-like: QVTCFYQCWQNLSVGRDGEPYSIGRDGEPYSVGRDGEPYGVGRDGEPYSVGRDGEPYSVARDGEPYGVGRDGEPYSVGRDGEPYSVGRDGEPYSVGRDGEPYSVGRDGEPYSIGRDGEPYSVGRDGEPYSIGRDGEPYSIGRDGEPYSIGRDGEPYSIGRDGEPYSVGRDGEPYSIGRDGEPYGIGRDGEPYSVGRDGEPYSVGRDGEPYSIGRDGEPYGVGRDGEPYGIGRDGEPYGVGRDGEPYCVGRDGEPGGDGRDGEPGGTGEPGGDGRDGEPYGVGRDGEPYGVGRDGEPYGVGRDGEPYGVGRDGEPYGVGRDGEPYGVGRDGEPYGVGRDGEPYGVGRDGEPYGVGRDGEPYGVGRDGEPYGVGRDGEPYGVGRDGEPYGVGRDGEPYGVGRDGEPYGVGRDGEPYGVGRDGEPYGVGRDGEPYGVGRDGEPYGVGRDGEPYGVGRDGEPYGVGRDGEPYGVGRDGEPYGVGRDGEPYGVGRDGEPYGVGRDGEPYGVGRDGEPYGVGRDGEPYGVGRDGEPYGVGRDGEPYGVGRDGEPYGVGRDGEPYGVGRDGEPYGVGRDGEPYGVGRDGEPYGVGRDGEPYGVGRDGEPYGVGRDGEPYGVGRDGEPYGVGRDGEPYGTGSLTVSEGTGSLTVSEGTGSLTVSEGTGSLTVSEGTGSLTVSEGTGSLTVSEGTGSLAVSEGTGSLAVTEGTGSLAVTEGTGSLTVTEGTGSLTVLEGTGSLTVLEGTGSLAVTEGTGSLAVTEGTGSLTVSEGTGEPGGDGRDGEPGGDGRDGGAWR, from the exons CAAGTAACCTGCTTTTACCAGTGTTGGCAGAACCTTAGTGTTGGAAGGGACGGGGAGCCTTACAGTATTGGAAGGGACGGGGAGCCTTACAGTGTTGGAAGGGACGGGGAGCCTTACGGTGTTGGAAGGGACGGGGAGCCTTACAGTGTTGGAAGGGACGGGGAGCCTTACAGTGTTGCAAGGGACGGGGAGCCTTACGGTGTTGGAAGGGACGGGGAGCCTTACAGTGTTGGAAGGGACGGGGAGCCTTACAGTGTTGGAAGGGACGGGGAGCCTTACAGTGTTGGAAGGGACGGGGAGCCTTACAGTGTTGGAAGGGACGGGGAGCCTTACAGTATTGGAAGGGACGGGGAGCCTTACAGTGTTGGAAGGGACGGGGAGCCTTACAGTATTGGAAGGGACGGGGAGCCTTACAGTATTGGAAGGGACGGGGAGCCTTACAGTATTGGAAGGGACGGGGAGCCTTACAGTATTGGAAGGGACGGGGAGCCTTACAGTGTTGGAAGGGACGGGGAGCCTTACAGTATTGGAAGGGACGGGGAGCCTTACGGTATTGGAAGGGACGGGGAGCCTTACAGTGTTGGAAGGGACGGGGAGCCTTACAGTGTTGGAAGGGACGGGGAGCCTTACAGTATTGGAAGGGACGGGGAGCCTTACGGTGTTGGAAGGGACGGGGAGCCTTACGGTATTGGAAGGGACGGGGAGCCTTACGGTGTTGGAAGGGACGGGGAGCCTTACTGTGTTGGAAGGGACGGGGAGCCTGGCGGTGACGGAAGGGACGGGGAGCCTGGCG GGACGGGGGAGCCTGGCGGTGACGGAAGGGACGGGGAGCCTTACGGTGTTGGAAGGGACGGGGAGCCTTACGGTGTTGGAAGGGACGGGGAGCCTTACGGTGTGGGAAGGGACGGGGAGCCTTACGGTGTGGGAAGGGACGGGGAGCCTTACGGTGTGGGAAGGGACGGGGAGCCTTACGGTGTGGGAAGGGACGGGGAGCCTTACGGTGTGGGAAGGGACGGGGAGCCTTACGGTGTGGGAAGGGACGGGGAGCCTTACGGTGTGGGAAGGGACGGGGAGCCTTACGGTGTCGGAAGGGACGGGGAGCCTTACGGTGTCGGAAGGGACGGGGAGCCTTACGGTGTCGGAAGGGACGGGGAGCCTTACGGTGTCGGAAGGGACGGGGAGCCTTACGGTGTCGGAAGGGACGGGGAGCCTTACGGTGTGGGAAGGGACGGGGAGCCTTACGGTGTCGGAAGGGACGGGGAGCCTTACGGTGTCGGAAGGGACGGGGAGCCTTACGGTGTCGGAAGGGACGGGGAGCCTTACGGTGTCGGAAGGGACGGGGAGCCTTACGGTGTCGGAAGGGACGGGGAGCCTTACGGTGTCGGAAGGGACGGGGAGCCTTACGGTGTCGGAAGGGACGGGGAGCCTTACGGTGTCGGAAGGGACGGGGAGCCTTACGGTGTCGGAAGGGACGGGGAGCCTTACGGTGTCGGAAGGGACGGGGAGCCTTACGGTGTCGGAAGGGACGGGGAGCCTTACGGTGTCGGAAGGGACGGGGAGCCTTACGGTGTCGGAAGGGACGGGGAGCCTTACGGTGTCGGAAGGGACGGGGAGCCTTACGGTGTCGGAAGGGACGGGGAGCCTTACGGTGTCGGAAGGGACGGGGAGCCTTACGGTGTCGGAAGGGACGGGGAGCCTTACGGTGTCGGAAGGGACGGGGAGCCTTACGGTGTCGGAAGGGACGGGGAGCCTTACGGTGTCGGAAGGGACGGGGAGCCTTACGGTGTCGGAAGGGACGGGGAGCCTTACGGTGTCGGAAGGGACGGGGAGCCTTACGGTGTCGGAAGGGACGGGGAGCCTTACGGTGTCGGAAGGGACGGGGAGCCTTACG GGACGGGGAGCCTTACGGTGTCGGAAGGGACGGGGAGCCTTACGGTGTCGGAAGGGACGGGGAGCCTTACGGTGTCGGAAGGGACGGGGAGCCTTACGGTGTCGGAAGGGACGGGGAGCCTTACGGTGTCTGAAGGGACGGGGAGCCTTACGGTGTCGGAAGGGACGGGGAGCCTTGCGGTGTCGGAAGGGACGGGGAGCCTGGCGGTGACGGAAGGGACGGGGAGCCTGGCGGTGACGGAAGGGACGGGGAGCCTTACGGTGACGGAAGGGACGGGGAGCCTTACGGTGTTGGAAGGGACGGGGAGCCTTACGGTGTTGGAAGGGACGGGGAGCCTGGCGGTGACGGAAGGGACGGGGAGCCTGGCGGTGACGGAAGGGACGGGGAGCCTTACGGTGTCGGAAGGGACGGGGGAGCCTGGCGGTGACGGAAGGGACGGGGAGCCTGGCGGTGACGGAAGGGACGGGGGAGCCTGGCGGTGA
- the LOC137318685 gene encoding MAP kinase-activating death domain protein-like, whose translation MAHNRVCPRLLDYLVIIGARQPSSESIAQTPELLRRYPLEDHRDFPLPPDVVFFCQPEGCLSVRQKRTSLRDDTSFVFALTDKDSGVVRYGVCVNFYRSFQKRGRDRPDRGPQPPQGRGAETPDDDHDNSDSGSSLAAHSADSASDVGRSPRLKRHLKSGTRSRNSTLTSLCILSHYPFFSTFRECLYTLKRLVDCCSERLLIKKAGSLKGIQR comes from the exons ATGGCCCACAATAGAGTGTGTCCACGTTTACTGGACTACCTGGTCATCATTGGTGCAAG GCAGCCGAGCAGCGAGAGCATCGCTCAGACCCCCGAGCTGCTGCGGCGCTACCCACTGGAGGATCACCGTGACTTCCCTCTCCCGCCAGACGTGGTCTTCTTCTGCCAGCCCGAAGGGTGCCTCAGCGTACGCCAGAAACGCACCAGCCTGCGTGACGACACCTCCTTTGTCTTCGCCCTGACCGACAAGGACAGTGGCGTGGTCCGCTACGGGGTCTGCGTCAACTTCTACCGCTCCTTCCAGAAGCGCGGCCGGGACCGGCCAGACCGAGGGCCGCAGCCTCCGCAGGGGAGGGGTGCAGAGACGCCAGACGATGACCACGACAACTCCGACAGCGGCTCGTCCCTGGCCGCGCACAGCGCAGATTCCGCATCCGACGTCGGCCGCTCGCCCCGGCTGAAGCGCCACCTGAAGAGCGGGACCCGATCGCGGAACAGTACCCTGACCTCGCTGTGTATACTCAGCCACTaccccttcttctccaccttccgcGAATGTCTTTACACCCTCAAGAGACTGGTGGACTGCTGCAGTGAGCGGCTGCTTATTAAGAAAGCAGGAAGTCTGAAAGGCATTCAAAGGTGA